The Thermococcus thermotolerans genome contains a region encoding:
- a CDS encoding Gfo/Idh/MocA family protein, which produces MSMELRVGVIGCGNIFNLAHKKALRGIEGIKVVACMDIDAARAKEGAKAFGAKAFTSLDEFLDLDLDVVEILTPTYTHAELALAALKAGKHVVVEKPIALTVEEGEKMIRAAEKEGLHLFVGHVRRFDLRWMQMKEVIKKRNILPMHIRKAEVQNLPFPKDYWYWDENRSGGVAVDLGVHVTDFLRWFFESEPLRVYAVGKSIKEEARANGTFDHFMMMIAFEGGKTGIAEVSWAYPYPSRYGVFYHHVDIIGKNGRIRYTPLDTPVVGVAKANFEMPRFSPLLSTFPEAFERELRHFFNCIRGREEPMVTAEDALIALKIAEKAKESARKGEVVEI; this is translated from the coding sequence ATGTCCATGGAGCTGAGGGTGGGAGTGATAGGCTGTGGAAACATATTCAACCTCGCCCACAAAAAGGCGCTGAGGGGAATAGAGGGGATTAAGGTCGTTGCCTGCATGGATATAGACGCTGCCAGAGCGAAGGAAGGTGCCAAAGCTTTTGGAGCGAAGGCTTTCACGAGCCTCGATGAGTTCCTTGACCTCGACCTCGACGTCGTGGAAATACTGACGCCGACTTATACCCACGCCGAGCTGGCCCTCGCGGCCCTTAAGGCTGGAAAGCATGTGGTAGTCGAGAAGCCGATAGCCCTCACCGTCGAAGAGGGCGAGAAGATGATAAGGGCCGCGGAGAAAGAGGGTCTCCACCTCTTCGTTGGCCATGTGAGGCGCTTTGACCTCAGATGGATGCAGATGAAGGAGGTCATAAAGAAGCGCAACATCCTCCCCATGCACATAAGAAAGGCCGAAGTGCAGAACCTCCCCTTCCCGAAGGACTACTGGTACTGGGACGAGAACAGGAGCGGCGGCGTTGCCGTTGACCTTGGAGTCCACGTCACGGACTTCCTGCGCTGGTTCTTTGAGAGCGAGCCCCTGCGGGTCTACGCCGTTGGAAAGTCCATCAAGGAGGAGGCAAGGGCAAACGGAACGTTCGACCACTTCATGATGATGATAGCGTTCGAGGGGGGGAAGACAGGCATAGCCGAGGTCAGCTGGGCGTATCCCTATCCCTCTCGCTACGGCGTGTTCTACCACCACGTTGACATCATAGGCAAGAACGGCAGGATACGCTACACCCCTTTGGATACCCCGGTCGTCGGCGTTGCCAAGGCCAACTTCGAGATGCCCCGTTTCTCACCGCTCCTGTCGACGTTTCCAGAGGCCTTCGAGAGGGAGCTGAGGCACTTCTTCAACTGCATCAGGGGCAGGGAGGAGCCAATGGTTACAGCGGAGGACGCTCTTATTGCGCTGAAGATTGCAGAAAAGGCCAAGGAAAGCGCCCGGAAGGGGGAGGTGGTTGAGATATGA